ACCGTTCAATGTGGGCGTTTTTCAGCTGTCCCAGTTGCTCTGAATAATTACCAAAATCCACTTTCACCAGGGGTGGGTATTACCATTCGTAGGTGATGGTGATCACGTACCCTTTCACTACGCGTGGAATAAGGGGTTTTTGCCACTTTGGTACAGGAATTGCACCTCATAAGGGTACTTAGACGAGGTGTTCCAATGGCACGGCTTTCAGCAGTTGATTATCGCAAGATCCGGGATTATGTCTATCAGATCACCGAGAACCAGGCATATCCGACCATGGATGGGGTTCAGATTGGTCCGTTGAAGGAAGCAACCGATTCCCTGAAAAAACTGGAGTGGATGGTTCCGGGCAATCCGCTCATCATCAAGGCAAGAATCGAACATCAGCGTTTGCTTGAACTCGCCTCACTGATCGTGACGCTGTGCCGTCAGCGTGAGTATGATGTGGCCCACATGCTGGTGGGAAAGGTCGATGTCATCCTGCGCGAAATCGGATCGCTTGAACAATCCATTCAGGAGCAATTGTCAGATAAAGCCAACTAAGCCTTTTCCGGATGAACCGATACCGGTTCCTTCATGCCCCCTGTCATTCTGAAAATCCAGCCCATGCAACGATGCCCCACATCACCTGCAAATTGCATGGGACAACTTCCCGGGATCACCTGAATTCCATTTTCTTCTGCCAACCGGACGGCCTCTTCTGACACGCTGCTCTGCATGGGTGATTCACTCGATTTAAACGCATTCGTGGTGCCGGTGGCCCGGTGCATCCAGATGGCGGGAATGCCCACTTCCACAGCTTCTCTGACCAGGTCGAGCGTGATCGCCGGACTGGTTACAATGATCAGACCATCTGGTTTTTCGGGCAAAGCCTTCAGCGACGGATAGCAGGGATCTCCATCGAACTGATCATATTTCGGATTGACTGCCAAGACCCGGTATCCTTTTTTCTTCAAGGTGCGGTAATTGTAATTGGCTGCATCATCGCGACGTTGAGACACGCCGGCAATGGCAAAGGTTTTTCCTTTCAGAAACTGTCTGGCCCGTTCTGTGATAGCAGACATGATCACTCCGACAACTGGTTTTAAAAACGGATGAAAATATCCGGTTGGGGCGAGAATAAAAAACGGCGGGGGGGCCTGATCAGAATTTACGGAGTCGAAGGGCGTTGCTGACCACCGATACCGAACTGAGGGCCATGGCTGCACCCGCAATCCAGGGCGCCAGAAGTCCGGCGGCCGCCAGCGGAATTCCAAGACTGTTGTAAAGGAAGGCGAAGAACAGGTTCTGGCGGATGGTACGATGAGTGCGGTCGGCCAGGTCAAAAACCATCGGGATCAGGGAGAGCCGGCCATTCAGAATACTGATGTCGCTGGTGGTTATGGCCAGATCGGCGCCGGTTGACATGGCAATACTGACTGTGGCCGAGGCGAGCGCCGGAGC
The nucleotide sequence above comes from Bacteroidota bacterium. Encoded proteins:
- a CDS encoding CoA-binding protein; amino-acid sequence: MSAITERARQFLKGKTFAIAGVSQRRDDAANYNYRTLKKKGYRVLAVNPKYDQFDGDPCYPSLKALPEKPDGLIIVTSPAITLDLVREAVEVGIPAIWMHRATGTTNAFKSSESPMQSSVSEEAVRLAEENGIQVIPGSCPMQFAGDVGHRCMGWIFRMTGGMKEPVSVHPEKA